From the Macaca nemestrina isolate mMacNem1 chromosome 7, mMacNem.hap1, whole genome shotgun sequence genome, one window contains:
- the LOC105477874 gene encoding nuclear factor of activated T-cells, cytoplasmic 4 isoform X4 → MHSPPPRPAPSPGTWESQPARSVRLGGPGGGAGGAGGGRVLECPSIRITSISPTPEPPAALEDNPDTWGDGSPRDYPPPEGFGGYREAGGQGGGAFFSPSPGSSSLSSWSFFSDASDEAALYAACDEVESELNEAASRFGLGSPLPSPRASPRPWTPEDPWSLYGPSPGGRGPEDNWLLLSAPGPTPASPRPASPCGKRRYSSSGTPSSASPALSRRGSLGEEGSEPPPPPPLPLARDPGSPGPFDYVGAPPAESIPQKTRRTSSEQAVALPRSEEPAPCNGKLPLGAEESVAPPGGPRKEVAGMDYLAVPSPLAWSKARIGGHSPIFRTSALPPLDWPLPSQYEQLELRIEVQPRAHHRAHYETEGSRGAVKAAPGGHPVVKLLGYSEKPLTLQMFIGTADERNLRPHAFYQVHRITGKMVATASYEAVVSGTKVLEMTLLPENNMAANIDCAGILKLRNSDIELRKGETDIGRKNTRVRLVFRVHVPQGGGKVVSVQAASVPIECSQRSAQELPQVEAYSPSACSVRGGEELVLTGSNFLPDSKVVFIERGPDGKLQWEEEATVNRLQSNEVTLTLTVPEYSNKRVSRPVQVYFYVSNGRRKRSPTQSFKFLPVICKEEPLPDSSLRGFPSASAPPFGTDMDFSPPRPPYPSFPHEDPAYETPYLSEGFGYGMPPLYPQTGPPPSYRPGLRMFPETRGTTGCAQPPPVSFLPRPFPSDPYGGRGSSFPLGLPFSPPAPFRPPLPASPPLEVPFPSQSDVHPLPAEGYNKVGPGYGPGEGAPEQEKSRGGYSSGFRDSVPIQGITLEEVSEIIGRDLSGFPAPPGDEPPA, encoded by the exons ATGCATTCGCCACCGCCGCGCCCAGCCCCCTCACCTGGTACCTGGGAGAGCCAGCCCGCCCGGTCGGTGAGGCTGGGAGGACCAGGAGGGGGTGCTGGGGGTGCTGGGGGTGGCCGTGTTCTCGAGTGTCCCAGCATCCGCATCACCTCCATCTCTCCCACGCCGGAGCCGCCGGCGGCGCTGGAGGACAACCCTGATACCTGGGGGGACGGCTCTCCTAGAGATTACCCCCCACCAGAAGGCTTTGGGGGCTACCGAGAGGCAGGGGGCCAGGGTGGGGGGGCCTTCTTCAGCCCAAGCCCTGGCAGCAGCAGCCTGTCCTCGTGGAGCTTCTTCTCCGATGCCTCTGACGAGGCAGCCCTGTATGCAGCCTGCGACGAGGTGGAGTCTGAGCTAAATGAGGCGGCCTCCCGCTTTGGCCTGGGCTCCCCGCTGCCCTCGCCCAGGGCCTCCCCTCGGCCATGGACCCCCGAAGATCCCTGGAGCCTGTATGGTCCAAGCCCCGGAGGCCGAGGGCCAGAGGATAACTGGCTACTCCTCAGTGCTCCTgggcccaccccagcctccccccGACCTGCCTCTCCATGTGGCAAGCGGCGCTATTCCAGCTCGGGAACCCCATCTTCAGCCTCTCCAGCTCTGTCCCGCCGTGGCAGCCTGGGGGAAGAGGGGTCtgagccacctccaccaccccCATTGCCTCTGGCCCGGGATCCTGGCTCCCCTGGTCCCTTTGACTATGTGGGGGCCCCACCAGCTGAGAGCATCCCTCAGAAGACACGGCGGACTTCCAGCGAGCAGGCGGTGGCTCTGCCTCGGTCTGAGGAGCCTGCCCCATGCAATGGGAAGCTGCCCTTGGGAGCAGAGGAGTCTGTGGCTCCTCCAGGAGGTCCCCGGAAGGAGGTGGCTGGCATGGACTACCTGGCAGTGCCCTCCCCACTCGCTTGGTCCAAGGCCCGGATTGGGGGACACAGCCCTATCTTCAG GACCTCTGCCCTACCCCCACTGGACTGGCCTCTGCCCAGCCAATATGAGCAGCTGGAGCTGAGGATCGAGGTACAGCCTAGAGCCCACCACCGGGCCCACTATGAGACAGAAGGCAGCCGTGGAGCTGTCAAAGCTGCCCCTGGCGGTCACCCCGTAGTCAAG CTCCTAGGCTACAGTGAGAAGCCACTGACCCTACAGATGTTCATCGGCACTGCAGATGAAAGGAACCTGCGGCCTCATGCCTTCTATCAGGTGCACCGTATCACAGGCAAGATGGTGGCCACAGCCAGCTATGAAGCCGTAGTCAGTGGCACCAAGGTGTTGGAGATGACTCTGCTGCCTGAGAACAACATGGCAGCCAA CATTGACTGTGCGGGAATCTTGAAGCTTCGGAATTCAGACATTGAGCTTCGGAAGGGTGAGACGGACATCGGGCGCAAAAACACACGTGTGCGACTGGTGTTCCGGGTACACGTGCCCCAGGGCGGCGGGAAGGTCGTCTCGGTACAGGCAGCGTCGGTGCCCATCGAGTGCT CCCAGCGCTCAGCTCAGGAGCTGCCCCAGGTGGAGGCCTACAGCCCTAGTGCCTGCTCTGTGAGAGGAGGCGAGGAACTAGTACTGACTGGCTCCAACTTCCTGCCAGACTCCAAGGTGGTGTTCATTGAGAGGGGTCCTG ATGGGAAGCTGCAATGGGAGGAGGAGGCCACGGTGAACCGACTGCAGAGCAATGAG GTGACGCTGACCCTGACTGTCCCTGAGTACAGCAACAAGAGGGTGTCCCGGCCAGTTCAGGTCTACTTTTATGTCTCCAATGGGCGGAGGAAACGCAGTCCTACCCAGAGTTTCAAGTTTCTGCCTG TGATCTGCAAAGAGGAGCCTCTACCAGACTCATCTCTGCGGGGCTTCCCTTCAGCATCGGCACCCCCCTTTGGCACTGACATGGACTTCTCACCACCCAGGCCCCCCTACCCCTCCTTTCCCCATGAAGACCCTGCTTACGAAACTCCTTACCTATCAGAAGGCTTCGGCTATGGCATGCCCCCTCTGTACCCCCAGACGGGGCCCCCACCATCCTACAGACCGGGCCTGCGGATGTTCCCTGAGACTAGGGGTACCACAGGTTGTGCCCAACCACCTCCAGTCTCCTTCCTTCCCCGCCCCTTCCCTAGTGACCCCTATGGAGGGCGGGGCTCCTCTTTTCCCCTGGGGCTGCCATTCTCTCCTCCAGCCCCCTTTCGGCCTCCTCTTCCTGCATCCCCACCGCTTGAagtccccttcccttcccagagTGATGTGCATCCCCTACCTGCTGAGGGATACAATAAGGTAGGGCCAGGCTATGGCCCTGGGGAGGGGGCTCCGGAGCAGGAGAAATCCAGGGGTGGCTACAGCAGCGGCTTCCGAGACAGTGTCCCTATCCAGGGTATCACGCTGGAGGAAG TGAGTGAGATCATTGGCCGAGACCTGAGTGGCTTCCCAGCACCTCCTGGAGACGAGCCTCCTGCTTGA
- the LOC105477874 gene encoding nuclear factor of activated T-cells, cytoplasmic 4 isoform X3, which translates to MPASISSIFPELDSEDAPPCCRLALGEPPPYGAAPIGIPRPPPPRPGMHSPPPRPAPSPGTWESQPARSVRLGGPGGGAGGAGGGRVLECPSIRITSISPTPEPPAALEDNPDTWGDGSPRDYPPPEGFGGYREAGGQGGGAFFSPSPGSSSLSSWSFFSDASDEAALYAACDEVESELNEAASRFGLGSPLPSPRASPRPWTPEDPWSLYGPSPGGRGPEDNWLLLSAPGPTPASPRPASPCGKRRYSSSGTPSSASPALSRRGSLGEEGSEPPPPPPLPLARDPGSPGPFDYVGAPPAESIPQKTRRTSSEQAVALPRSEEPAPCNGKLPLGAEESVAPPGGPRKEVAGMDYLAVPSPLAWSKARIGGHSPIFRTSALPPLDWPLPSQYEQLELRIEVQPRAHHRAHYETEGSRGAVKAAPGGHPVVKLLGYSEKPLTLQMFIGTADERNLRPHAFYQVHRITGKMVATASYEAVVSGTKVLEMTLLPENNMAANIDCAGILKLRNSDIELRKGETDIGRKNTRVRLVFRVHVPQGGGKVVSVQAASVPIECSQRSAQELPQVEAYSPSACSVRGGEELVLTGSNFLPDSKVVFIERGPDGKLQWEEEATVNRLQSNEVTLTLTVPEYSNKRVSRPVQVYFYVSNGRRKRSPTQSFKFLPVICKEEPLPDSSLRGFPSASAPPFGTDMDFSPPRPPYPSFPHEDPAYETPYLSEGFGYGMPPLYPQTGPPPSYRPGLRMFPETRGTTGCAQPPPVSFLPRPFPSDPYGGRGSSFPLGLPFSPPAPFRPPLPASPPLEVPFPSQSDVHPLPAEGYNKVGPGYGPGEGAPEQEKSRGGYSSGFRDSVPIQGITLEEVSEIIGRDLSGFPAPPGDEPPA; encoded by the exons ATGCCTGCTTCAATCTCCTCCATCTTCCCAG AACTGGACTCAGAGGATGCCCCGCCATGCTGCCGTCTGGCCTTGGGAGAGCCCCCTCCCTATGGCGCTGCACCTATCGGTATTCCCCGACCTCCACCCCCTCGACCTGGCATGCATTCGCCACCGCCGCGCCCAGCCCCCTCACCTGGTACCTGGGAGAGCCAGCCCGCCCGGTCGGTGAGGCTGGGAGGACCAGGAGGGGGTGCTGGGGGTGCTGGGGGTGGCCGTGTTCTCGAGTGTCCCAGCATCCGCATCACCTCCATCTCTCCCACGCCGGAGCCGCCGGCGGCGCTGGAGGACAACCCTGATACCTGGGGGGACGGCTCTCCTAGAGATTACCCCCCACCAGAAGGCTTTGGGGGCTACCGAGAGGCAGGGGGCCAGGGTGGGGGGGCCTTCTTCAGCCCAAGCCCTGGCAGCAGCAGCCTGTCCTCGTGGAGCTTCTTCTCCGATGCCTCTGACGAGGCAGCCCTGTATGCAGCCTGCGACGAGGTGGAGTCTGAGCTAAATGAGGCGGCCTCCCGCTTTGGCCTGGGCTCCCCGCTGCCCTCGCCCAGGGCCTCCCCTCGGCCATGGACCCCCGAAGATCCCTGGAGCCTGTATGGTCCAAGCCCCGGAGGCCGAGGGCCAGAGGATAACTGGCTACTCCTCAGTGCTCCTgggcccaccccagcctccccccGACCTGCCTCTCCATGTGGCAAGCGGCGCTATTCCAGCTCGGGAACCCCATCTTCAGCCTCTCCAGCTCTGTCCCGCCGTGGCAGCCTGGGGGAAGAGGGGTCtgagccacctccaccaccccCATTGCCTCTGGCCCGGGATCCTGGCTCCCCTGGTCCCTTTGACTATGTGGGGGCCCCACCAGCTGAGAGCATCCCTCAGAAGACACGGCGGACTTCCAGCGAGCAGGCGGTGGCTCTGCCTCGGTCTGAGGAGCCTGCCCCATGCAATGGGAAGCTGCCCTTGGGAGCAGAGGAGTCTGTGGCTCCTCCAGGAGGTCCCCGGAAGGAGGTGGCTGGCATGGACTACCTGGCAGTGCCCTCCCCACTCGCTTGGTCCAAGGCCCGGATTGGGGGACACAGCCCTATCTTCAG GACCTCTGCCCTACCCCCACTGGACTGGCCTCTGCCCAGCCAATATGAGCAGCTGGAGCTGAGGATCGAGGTACAGCCTAGAGCCCACCACCGGGCCCACTATGAGACAGAAGGCAGCCGTGGAGCTGTCAAAGCTGCCCCTGGCGGTCACCCCGTAGTCAAG CTCCTAGGCTACAGTGAGAAGCCACTGACCCTACAGATGTTCATCGGCACTGCAGATGAAAGGAACCTGCGGCCTCATGCCTTCTATCAGGTGCACCGTATCACAGGCAAGATGGTGGCCACAGCCAGCTATGAAGCCGTAGTCAGTGGCACCAAGGTGTTGGAGATGACTCTGCTGCCTGAGAACAACATGGCAGCCAA CATTGACTGTGCGGGAATCTTGAAGCTTCGGAATTCAGACATTGAGCTTCGGAAGGGTGAGACGGACATCGGGCGCAAAAACACACGTGTGCGACTGGTGTTCCGGGTACACGTGCCCCAGGGCGGCGGGAAGGTCGTCTCGGTACAGGCAGCGTCGGTGCCCATCGAGTGCT CCCAGCGCTCAGCTCAGGAGCTGCCCCAGGTGGAGGCCTACAGCCCTAGTGCCTGCTCTGTGAGAGGAGGCGAGGAACTAGTACTGACTGGCTCCAACTTCCTGCCAGACTCCAAGGTGGTGTTCATTGAGAGGGGTCCTG ATGGGAAGCTGCAATGGGAGGAGGAGGCCACGGTGAACCGACTGCAGAGCAATGAG GTGACGCTGACCCTGACTGTCCCTGAGTACAGCAACAAGAGGGTGTCCCGGCCAGTTCAGGTCTACTTTTATGTCTCCAATGGGCGGAGGAAACGCAGTCCTACCCAGAGTTTCAAGTTTCTGCCTG TGATCTGCAAAGAGGAGCCTCTACCAGACTCATCTCTGCGGGGCTTCCCTTCAGCATCGGCACCCCCCTTTGGCACTGACATGGACTTCTCACCACCCAGGCCCCCCTACCCCTCCTTTCCCCATGAAGACCCTGCTTACGAAACTCCTTACCTATCAGAAGGCTTCGGCTATGGCATGCCCCCTCTGTACCCCCAGACGGGGCCCCCACCATCCTACAGACCGGGCCTGCGGATGTTCCCTGAGACTAGGGGTACCACAGGTTGTGCCCAACCACCTCCAGTCTCCTTCCTTCCCCGCCCCTTCCCTAGTGACCCCTATGGAGGGCGGGGCTCCTCTTTTCCCCTGGGGCTGCCATTCTCTCCTCCAGCCCCCTTTCGGCCTCCTCTTCCTGCATCCCCACCGCTTGAagtccccttcccttcccagagTGATGTGCATCCCCTACCTGCTGAGGGATACAATAAGGTAGGGCCAGGCTATGGCCCTGGGGAGGGGGCTCCGGAGCAGGAGAAATCCAGGGGTGGCTACAGCAGCGGCTTCCGAGACAGTGTCCCTATCCAGGGTATCACGCTGGAGGAAG TGAGTGAGATCATTGGCCGAGACCTGAGTGGCTTCCCAGCACCTCCTGGAGACGAGCCTCCTGCTTGA